In Psychrobacter sp. JCM 18902, a single window of DNA contains:
- a CDS encoding hydroxymethylpyrimidine/phosphomethylpyrimidine kinase — translation MRPVVLCFSGLDPSGGAGLQADIEAIGQAGAHAAIACTAITIQNSQQVFGFEACAANLVKDQATAVLDDLPVAAIKSGMLGTTDNIAMLTQLFAERLITADTPFILDPVLVANSGGSLGDEKTLVSAFRELLPYATLITPNTHELRALSGEQDLHIGAQELCAQGTYAVLVKTSHDFDSGDIEQYLYIKGEMVHKSTLPRLKGEFHGSGCSLASFIAGRLAMGDALIDAVRAADSWITQTLRAADAPHPNNEQAQLIPNRFIDFQHNL, via the coding sequence ATGCGACCAGTGGTACTGTGTTTTTCAGGATTAGACCCCTCAGGCGGCGCTGGATTACAAGCGGATATAGAAGCCATCGGTCAAGCAGGTGCGCATGCTGCCATTGCTTGTACAGCTATTACCATACAAAACTCGCAGCAAGTCTTTGGTTTTGAAGCTTGTGCAGCAAATTTGGTAAAGGATCAGGCCACCGCAGTGCTCGATGATTTGCCTGTTGCAGCTATTAAGTCAGGTATGTTGGGTACGACTGATAATATTGCTATGCTGACTCAATTGTTTGCCGAGCGCCTTATCACCGCTGATACGCCATTTATATTAGATCCCGTATTGGTTGCCAATAGTGGTGGCAGTTTGGGCGATGAAAAGACGCTCGTTAGCGCATTTAGGGAGCTGTTACCATACGCGACCCTCATCACACCGAATACTCATGAGCTACGCGCATTAAGCGGTGAGCAAGACTTACACATTGGCGCGCAAGAATTATGCGCCCAAGGCACCTATGCTGTATTGGTAAAGACCTCACACGACTTTGATAGCGGCGATATAGAGCAGTATTTGTACATAAAGGGTGAGATGGTACATAAAAGCACCTTGCCGCGCTTAAAGGGCGAATTTCATGGCTCTGGCTGTTCACTTGCCAGCTTTATCGCTGGGCGCTTAGCAATGGGTGATGCGCTTATCGATGCAGTAAGAGCAGCAGACAGCTGGATTACCCAGACGCTGCGAGCCGCTGATGCACCGCACCCTAACAATGAGCAAGCCCAATTAATACCCAATCGTTTTATAGACTTTCAGCATAACCTCTAA